GCACGGAAGGCTGAAGCTTGATAGATTCTCTCTTTCATGAACTTAAGCTAGATGAactctatttcttgtttcttgtcattttttattcttaCAATTCCTGCTTTTATCCATTCTTGCTGTTCAACTGGAATTATCTCATATAGATTATTGATATGATAATGATAGTAAATATTTATAATGAGATCTGTTTGATATATGTTTGGGATTTGGATATTTAAAACTAGATGAAATTTAATGTTATGACCTTGCTGGAAGATCTGTTTGATAGGTTGTATAATTGCCATGGTTACCCCCTACACCACAAATACACACATATCTATTAGATAGTCAGATCTcaaaccattttcttttcttttagtttgtttTCATTCAGCTATCACTGATGTATAAGTGGATGCCAGTTAATCATTCAATAtagattttttctttcattttattagGCATTACAATGCATTGGCAATCTGATCTCTGAGCATCCCAAAAATCTTGATACTATTGCAAGCAAACTCCTTGGAGACAATGTGCAAGAACCTGCCCTGAATTCAATACTTAGAATCATTTTGCGGACATCAAGTACCCAAGAATTCTTTGCTGCTGATTACGTTTTTAAGTGCTTTTGTGAGGTTATTTTTGCTTTCAACTTTCTACATTTTTCTTCACAAAGCGTATTAAGGACTTTCAtcaatttaacttaatttttttaatactcaaatttcaaattcaattgtgTTATTACTCTTTTTAACGTGTTTTCTGAATCAGAAAAATTCTGATGGACAAACAATGTTGGCATCCACTTTAATTCCTCAACCACAGTCCATGATCTATGCACCACTTGAGGAGGATGTGAACATGTCATTTGGAAGGTTTATTCACAAATTCATTCTGCACTGTTCTTTTCCTGCTTTATTAAATGCACCCTTTTTTTGGTTACTATTGTGGAAGATGGGTTTAAATTCCATAAACTTCTAGGTTAAAAATGTTAGCTCACAAATTCTTCTATTTGGTGAATGATAATATCTGAATAAGTTCTTCTTGCAGCATGCTGTTGCGTAGTCTTACTTTGAGTGAAAATGATGGTGATCTCGAggtaatttatgttttaataTCAAGGAAATGTTGAAATGTATGATATGTTGTCTTCTGCACCACAAAGTAGCATTAGTTCTCGGATGTCCCTGGAGGGACAAGTATCACGAGTTCTATAATGACAATCTGGCTAATATGATTGCAGACATGTTGCAGAGCTGCCAGTGTTCTATCGCATGTGATTAAGAACAACAATCAGTGCAAGGAAAGGGTATGCAACTAGATAGATTTCGTTCTAATGTTTCTTCTTGACGGTAAAGCATGAATGTTTGCATTTCATTACTACTAATCTTGCATGCATGACCACTGTTTTCTTTGTTTcctatatcttttaaaaaagaagtaaaatctATCTTGTATGAATGAAAAGTATCTTGGGAATAAAAGAAACTTAGGGTCTGTTTGGTTTTCAATATGgattctattttatatttttagattcacGGAGTTTAACGAATAATATGTTTGGCAGACAACCCAAATTCTGTTTCTGAAAATTGTTTTCGAATTCTGATATCCAAATAATGAAGATTCtgaaacaacatttttatattttctttgtatccagaatttgaattttaaaatttaaaatgcagaattatattaaataaagataaaaacatttagaaatatagtatgccatgttaTAAAcctaattcaaattttttacaattaaaatatgtattatgtaatgtattataaattaaatttggttaAATTTCAAGTTTAGGCCCTATGGTTTGGATAAAGTCAAAAGTCAGTCCATaggattttaaaatatagaatgtAGTTCCCATGGTTTGATAGTCCATATGGTTTGTTAAATCCTCTTAAATAGTCCATACCATAGGCATATTTATTATGAagtttttatcaaatcatagggGGTAAATTCTAATGAGAAaccataatatttaaattttaacttactCCAAACCATAGGgaccaaaatttcaaattttcctataaatttataatattgcaaaacaataattatacaatttttttaacgtgtttataaataaattaacaataatttattgtcaactaatatttaATGGGTAACTACAACTAGTTCACAATTGTTTATattagaattcaatttttgaattctGGTACAAAACACATGAAAATGTGGAATACAACTCTGTTTTTATTTAAtcccttgttttcaaatttcgaTTTTcagattctctaccaaacaagtctttaattttcatattcCTTTTCTATGTTTCAGGTACTGAAAATAAAACTTGAAGCACCCATGCCTTCCTTGGGAGATCCCGAACCTCTGATGCATCGAATGGTGAAGTATTTGGCTGTTGCCTCTTCTATGAAAAATAGAAATGGGAAGTCGTCCTTGAGCAGCAATTCATATGTTCAACTAATCATATTGAAATTGCTTATCATTTGGTTGGCTGACTACCCCAGTGCAGTGCAGTGCTTCCTAGATTCACGGCCCCACCTCACATATCTGCTTGAGTTGGTCGCAGATTCATCTGTAACTGTTTCCATGAGGGGTTTGGCAGCAGTTATCTTGGGGGAATGTGTAATCTATAATAAATCAAGTGATAACGAGAAGGATGCTTTTACCATTGTTGATACCATTAGTCAGAAGGTTGGGCTTACATCATACTTTCTGAAGTTTGATGAGCTGCAGAAGAGCTTTCTTTTTGCCTCCAAATCATCAGAACCACGGAAAGTTCTGACAAGATCTATAGCTGCTAGTATGGCTGATATTGAAGATGTTGATGATGATCCTTCAAATCAGAAAGACGAGGAGCTTCCTATTCTCTCATCTGTTTTCGATGCTCATTTTATCAACACTGTTAAGAAATTGGAAGCAGATATCAGAGAGAGTATTGTTGTGGTATATAGTCAACCAAAGAGCAAGGTGGCTGTGGTGCCAGCAGAACTAGAGCAGGGGAAAGGGGAAGCTGATGGTGAGTACATCAAGCGGCTTAAAGCATTTGTAGAGAAGCAATGCACCGAGATACAGGTAAATCATTTGCTTACTATGCTTATATGCTTTGCCGCTAATTCTTAAAtgttaatcaattaataaaattggAATACTAAGTAGCATACTGCTAGTATTTGTTTCCATGTTTTTGGCCAACTATTAGGAGCAATACTTTTGTTACTATACTAAACTTAAGAAATCATTATTAGCATACTGTGGTTTTGACTGTGTTTGGGAAAAATTTGGGGACCAAATCTTTAGTTAAGTTGGTGCACTTTTTTGGATCTGAGTGAAAATTTAGACTCAATTCTAAGATTTACATGCTCTTTGCATATTTTGGCATCTATTACTGATATATAATTTTGTCTTCCTATTCCACCATTATTTAGACCCGAGAAATGAaagtaattattatttgatCCATCTACCTTCCCTATTTCTAGGACCTTCTTAGTAGAAATGCAACTTTAGCTGAGGACCTCTCTAAAACCGGAGGGAATGACTCCCCGAGTGAGCAGAGAGCGAGTGGGCCATCCAACCGAGTCCAATTAGAGACACTTCAAAGAGAT
This DNA window, taken from Benincasa hispida cultivar B227 chromosome 6, ASM972705v1, whole genome shotgun sequence, encodes the following:
- the LOC120079976 gene encoding golgin candidate 6 isoform X3 encodes the protein MNSDLLSRESDSISLLLSLLSEEDFYVRYYTLQLLTALLTNSPTRLQEAILSIPRGITRLMDMLMDREVIRNEALLLLTYLTREAEEIQKIVVFEGAFEKVFSIIKEEGGSDGGVVVQDCLELLNNLLRKNASNQVLLRETMGFDPLISILKSRGGTYSFTQQKTINLLSALGTINLLIMGDPKVDPGKDGNKLTNKTTLVQKKVLDHLLLLGVESQWAPVPVRCAALQCIGNLISEHPKNLDTIASKLLGDNVQEPALNSILRIILRTSSTQEFFAADYVFKCFCEKNSDGQTMLASTLIPQPQSMIYAPLEEDVNMSFGSMLLRSLTLSENDGDLETCCRAASVLSHVIKNNNQCKERVLKIKLEAPMPSLGDPEPLMHRMVKYLAVASSMKNRNGKSSLSSNSYVQLIILKLLIIWLADYPSAVQCFLDSRPHLTYLLELVADSSVTVSMRGLAAVILGECVIYNKSSDNEKDAFTIVDTISQKVGLTSYFLKFDELQKSFLFASKSSEPRKVLTRSIAASMADIEDVDDDPSNQKDEELPILSSVFDAHFINTVKKLEADIRESIVVVYSQPKSKVAVVPAELEQGKGEADGEYIKRLKAFVEKQCTEIQDLLSRNATLAEDLSKTGGNDSPSEQRASGPSNRVQLETLQRDLQETSKRLELLKEEKVKVESDASYYRNLAGKMESDLKSLSDAYNSLEQANFHLEKEVKALKRGEHSVSPDIEAIKAEAREEAQKESETELNDLLVCLGQEQSRVERLSARLIELGEDVDKLLEGIGDDLGLPEDDEDED